Part of the Nitrospirota bacterium genome, CGTATAGAGGTAGAGGGTGAGAATACCGAGCACCAAAAGCAGCTTGACGAAGAAAATCGTCAGGTACTTGGCGTGGAGGGGAATGCCGTCGCCGGTCTGCGAGATCAGCAATTGGTTGACGTAGTGGAGGTTGATGCCGCCGGTGAAGAGGATCACGGCCAACAGGATGCCCACCACTTTCTTGTACTGCCGATAGAAGACATCCGCGATCGGCTTGACGTATTCCCTGGGGACGGCCGCCTTGAGTCCCGGAGTCACGGCCATCACGAGAAAGGCCAGGCCGCCGATCCAGATCACGGCCGACATGAGGTGCAGCCAATGGTTGACGATCGGAATGAGCTGATTGAGGTCGGTGAGAACAGCCTGAAGGCCCGTCATTGGTCAATCGTCATGAGTCAATCGTGAATAGCGGAACCACCCTGTACAGTCTCCTCATACCAATGACGCATGACGCGTGACGAATGACGCCTTCTCATATTCAGAACTTGAAGACGGGGGCGTCGTTGCCGAAGCGCTTCTTCCGGAGCTCTTCCATCAGCTCCACGGTGATCACCGGAATGCCCTGTTCGCGCGCGTGCCGCTCGACCCCCTTCTTGACCATCGCACGGAGGAAGTAGGGGATCCGGTTGAGCCGGGTCTGCGCCGCCTCGTCCCAAGCCGCCGGACAGTCCTCCGGCGTATTGAAGGCGACCCGCACCTTGTCGCCGCCCTTCGGCGTGTAGAGGCACCACTGGTCTTCGTCCAGCCAATCCCCGTGGTCCACGTAGGGCCGGGCGCGGCACCCCCCGCAGATCTCGCTGTATTCACAGTCCCCGCACTTTCCCTTGAGGTGGGGATAGCGGAAGGAGTCGAAGATGTCGGACTTTTCCCACAGATCCACGAAGCTCTTCTCGCGGATGTTTCCCGCCGACAGCGGCATGTAGGGACAGGGCGTGAGCTCGCCGTTCGGCGTGACCCGGGCGTAGTTGGTGCCGGCCAGGCAGCCCCCGCCCATGTACCCTTGCGCCTTGGTGATCGGAGAGTTGGGATCCTTCTCGTAGGCCAAGCGCTTGAAGTGCGGCGCACATCTGGCCCGGACGAGCATGTCCTTGTACCGGTCCTGGCACTCGACCAGGTAGCCCAGGACTTCCTCGTACTGGGCCGGCGTGATGTCGGTCAGCTCCTCGCCCCGGCCGGTGCAGACCATGAAGAAGACGTTCAGCACCTTGGCGCCCAGACCGTGAGCCCATTCGACCACGGCGGGCAGCTCCCGGTAGTTCATCGGCTGGGCGCTGAAGTGGATCTGGAACTGGAGCCCGTTACGCTTGCAGGCTTCGATTCCCGCGACGGCGGCCTCCCAGGACCCGGGGACCCCGCGGAACGCGTCGTGTTTGCGGGAGTCGAGCGAATCGATGCTGATCCCCACGCCCATCACGCCGATTTCGACCAGCTCCTTGGCCAGCCGATCGTTGATCAGCATCCCGTTGGTGCCGAAGACGACCATGAAGCCCGTCCGCACCGCGTGTCGGGCGATGTCCAGGATGTCAGGACGGGTGAGCGGCTCGCCGCCCGTGATGACGAGCAGGCAGCCGCGGTTGACCTCGGCGATCTGGTCGATGAGCCGGTAGCACTCGTCGGTGGTCAGCTCGTCCGCTCCGCCGCCGGCCTTGGTGGTGGCGTCCAGGTAGCAATGGGCGCACTTCAGGTTGCAGCGCTTGGTCAGGTTGAGGGCGACGAGGAAGGGCTTGAAGTCGTCGACGGTCCGGCCGTCGGTTGGCGGCGAAACGAAACGCGTGACCTGCCCCTCAAGGGAGCCGAGCTTGCCGGCGAGAGCCGAAAAATCAAAGACCGGCAGGGACTTACCCATTGTGACCGGTTCCGGACTGGGCGGACGACGCCCCGGCTCCCGTCAGACGCTCGATGACGTCCTTCAGGTTGCCGGTCTTCATCGCCTCCTCCATCGCGCCCTTGGCCTGCTCGATGCCCTCGTTGGCGACTTCGATCGTGATGACCGTCGCCCCGACCTTCTCCGCGTGCTTCTGGATCAGCGCGCGGGTGCAATCGCGCATGAAGCCGGGCGGCACGCGGTCGAGCCGGGCCTGGGCCTCTGGAGTCCACGTGTAGGGGGCGGGTGAGGACATGGAGCCACCTCCGTGTTCGCCGGAACCGTTGACATGGCCATTCCCTTCGCCGAGCAGGGCTTCCGCCGCAGCCGACGTGCCGGCGCCCTTGTTGGCGAAGATCGGGGTGTAGTCCTCGGCCGCTGCTTCCTTGATCATCGGCGCTGCGAACTCGAGCGTGATCGTGGTCATACCAAGCTTTCTGGCGCTCTTTTCGATCTTGGCCTTGGCACGACGCCGCTGGAAGCCGGCCGGCACGGCCCGGATGGCTTCCTTGGCGTCCTTGGTCCACTGCATCGGGACGTCGTCGTAGGCCAGCTCGGTCTCCAGCGTCCCTTCGGCCTTGGCCGCCGCCTCGAAGATGCCCTTGTCCACCTGCCTGAAGCGACCGCCCTCGGCTCCGCAGACCGGGCACTTGACCGGCGTGTCGCCCTTCCCGACGTAGCCGCAGCCGTCGCAGACGAAGTAGGTCTGGTTCATCCGGTCCAGGTAGGCCTGCATGCCGGGGCTGACCGCCGGCGCGGGCTTCTCCTCCACGATCCGGGTCATCATGCCGCTGAGCGTGGAGCCCATGAGGTCCTTGGCCACGGCGTCGTCCGCCTGCATCTTGTTGCGGTCGATCCCCGCCGCGTCCAGGCTGCCGCCCAGCGCCTTCATGGCTTCCAGGGCGCCCTTGGGCAGGATGTGGCCGACGGCGGCGTCCACGACCGAGTTGCTGATGATCGTGTGCCCCTTCTCGATCGCGTACCGGTGGATCGCGGTCTTGGCCACCCCGCGGGCGAACACGGGAATCCTTTCCATCCGCGCCAGGGCCTCCTCGGTCCAGGCGATCGTGTACTCGGCCTGCGTGTCGATGGGCGGGGTGTACTTGCGATTGGAGATCAGGATGTTGCACGGGGCGGCCCGGAGCAGGTTTTCCGTGTTGCTGCCGATGTCCATGTCCTCGTCGCTGTGCACGCCGATGCGGCCGACGATGAGCAGCCACGGCTGCTCCTTGCGGACGTACTGGATGACCTTCTCGAACGCCTTTCCGTCCAGCAGGGTGGTCTTGATGTCGGTCTGCTCGGCCTGGGCGACCTCCCGGGAGATGTCCAGGTGGGACTGGTAGATCTTGGCCAGGCC contains:
- a CDS encoding radical SAM protein, with product MGKSLPVFDFSALAGKLGSLEGQVTRFVSPPTDGRTVDDFKPFLVALNLTKRCNLKCAHCYLDATTKAGGGADELTTDECYRLIDQIAEVNRGCLLVITGGEPLTRPDILDIARHAVRTGFMVVFGTNGMLINDRLAKELVEIGVMGVGISIDSLDSRKHDAFRGVPGSWEAAVAGIEACKRNGLQFQIHFSAQPMNYRELPAVVEWAHGLGAKVLNVFFMVCTGRGEELTDITPAQYEEVLGYLVECQDRYKDMLVRARCAPHFKRLAYEKDPNSPITKAQGYMGGGCLAGTNYARVTPNGELTPCPYMPLSAGNIREKSFVDLWEKSDIFDSFRYPHLKGKCGDCEYSEICGGCRARPYVDHGDWLDEDQWCLYTPKGGDKVRVAFNTPEDCPAAWDEAAQTRLNRIPYFLRAMVKKGVERHAREQGIPVITVELMEELRKKRFGNDAPVFKF
- a CDS encoding universal stress protein, whose translation is MYKTIYVPVDNSDYSNTAVDLGVRLAKMFGSKIVGSHVYAAKMHDKRFKQMEAGLPEEYHDEKELDRQRQIHDSLITRGLQIITDSYLDFVDKKCTEANLPLERRSLEGRNWKVLAEDINANAYDLVIMGALGVGAVKDSVIGSNTERVVRRVRTSDMLIVKNTSPVPTGKIVVAVDGSAYSFGGLMTGLSLGKALNMPVEAISAFDPYFHYAAFHSIAGVLNEEAGKVFRFKEQEKLHEEIIDSGLAKIYQSHLDISREVAQAEQTDIKTTLLDGKAFEKVIQYVRKEQPWLLIVGRIGVHSDEDMDIGSNTENLLRAAPCNILISNRKYTPPIDTQAEYTIAWTEEALARMERIPVFARGVAKTAIHRYAIEKGHTIISNSVVDAAVGHILPKGALEAMKALGGSLDAAGIDRNKMQADDAVAKDLMGSTLSGMMTRIVEEKPAPAVSPGMQAYLDRMNQTYFVCDGCGYVGKGDTPVKCPVCGAEGGRFRQVDKGIFEAAAKAEGTLETELAYDDVPMQWTKDAKEAIRAVPAGFQRRRAKAKIEKSARKLGMTTITLEFAAPMIKEAAAEDYTPIFANKGAGTSAAAEALLGEGNGHVNGSGEHGGGSMSSPAPYTWTPEAQARLDRVPPGFMRDCTRALIQKHAEKVGATVITIEVANEGIEQAKGAMEEAMKTGNLKDVIERLTGAGASSAQSGTGHNG